From a region of the Synchiropus splendidus isolate RoL2022-P1 chromosome 12, RoL_Sspl_1.0, whole genome shotgun sequence genome:
- the pex7 gene encoding peroxisomal biogenesis factor 7, producing the protein MTRVFHAAGLHGYAVEASPFSANRVACAAAQNFGLSGGGALMLLEPTNTGVALVHSWSWSDALFDVCWSETHQHVLVAAAGDGSLQLWDSTCGDAPLAVVKEHATEVCSVDWSQARGENLLVSGSWDQTAKVWDAQLARSLVTLRGHEGVIYSTVWSPHIPGCFASTSGDGTLRVWDVRAAACRVAVPAHQGEVLSCDWCKYDQNLVATGSVDCSVCVWDLRNARKPVASLLGHTYAVRRVKFSPFCKTLLASCSYDFTVRFWDVSLDPPLQQVQQHHSEFVFGLDFNLHIQNQVVDCSWDQTVKIYTPACLTPP; encoded by the exons atgaCGCGCGTCTTCCACGCCGCTGGTCTCCATGGTTACGCGGTGGAAGCGTCTCCCTTCTCCGCCAACCGAGTGGCCTGCGCTGCAGCGCAGAACTTCGGACTCTCAG GTGGAGGAGCGCTGATGCTGCTGGAGCCGACCAACACCGGAGTCGCGCTGGTCCACAG ctggagctggagcgacGCGCTCTTCGACGTCTGCTGGAGCGAGACTCACCAACATGTCCTCGtagctgcagcaggagatggGAGTTTGCAGCTGTGGGATTCCACCTGTGGCGATGCTCCTCTCGCAGTGGTGAAGGAACACGCCACAGAG GTGTGCTCAGTGGACTGGAGCCAAGCTCGAGGGGAGAACCTGCTGGTGTCGGGCTCCTGGGATCAAACTGCTAAAGTG TGGGACGCTCAGCTGGCTCGCTCTCTGGTCACGCTGCGGGGTCACGAAGGGGTCATTTACAGCACCGTCTGGTCGCCTCACATCCCAGGATGCTTTGCCTCAACCTCAG GTGATGGGACTCTCAGAGTTTGGGATGTCAGAGCGGCTGCATGTCGGGTGGCTGTCCCAGCTCACCAGGGTGAAGTCCTGAGCTGTGACTGGTGCAAATATGACCAG aatCTGGTTGCCACTGGCTCGGTGGACTGCAGCGTGTGTGTCTGGGACCTACGTAACGCCCGCAAGCCTGTCGCTTCATTGTTGGGCCACACCTACGCTGTCCGGAGGGTCAAG TTCTCACCCTTCTGTAAAACACTGCTGGCCAGCTGCTCCTACGACTTCACCGTCCG GTTCTGGGACGTGAGTTTGGACCCGCCGCTGCAGCAGGTGCAGCAACATCACTCGGAGTTCGTTTTCGGTCTGGACTTCAACCTGCACATCCAGAACCAG GTGGTGGACTGTTCCTGGGACCAGACGGTGAAAATCTACACGCCGGCGTGTCTCACGCCGCCGTAG